In a single window of the Necator americanus strain Aroian chromosome X, whole genome shotgun sequence genome:
- a CDS encoding hypothetical protein (NECATOR_CHRX.G26348.T1), whose protein sequence is MNIFRLSADLAHLVAIVILLHKIWRSRSCEGLSGRSQVLFAIVFVSRYLDLFTNFISVYNSVMKVMWTFSIYLESVAIMPQLFMLSRTGNAETITAHYLFALGSYRALYIVNWIFRYYTENFFDPIAVVAGIVQTVLYADFFYLYVTRVLQSNRQFEMPA, encoded by the exons ATGAACATCTTTCGGCTCTCCGCGGACTTAGCACATTTGGTCGCCATTGTTattcttcttcacaaaataTGGAGGTCGAGAAGTTGCGAGG GGTTATCTGGTCGATCTCAGGTTTTGTTTGCCATTGTATTTGTTTCTCGTTATTTGGATCTGTTTACTAATTTCATCTCGGTGTACAACTCTGTAATGAAA GTGATGTGGACATTCTCCATCTATCTCGAATCTGTTGCAATCATGCCGCAACTGTTCATGCTATCTCGTACTGGAAATGCAGAGACTATCACTGCCCACTACTTGTTCGCCCTTGGATCTTATAGAGCTCTCTATATTGTGAACTGGATCTTTAG gTACTATACGGAGAATTTCTTTGATCCAATCGCTGTTGTAGCTGGAATTGTTCAGACAGTTTTGTACGCAGATTTCTTCTATCTCTACGTTACTAGAG TCCTTCAATCAAATCGCCAATTTGAAATGCCTGCCTAA
- a CDS encoding hypothetical protein (NECATOR_CHRX.G26348.T2), translating into MNIFRLSADLAHLVAIVILLHKIWRSRSCEGLSGRSQVLFAIVFVSRYLDLFTNFISVYNSVMKVG; encoded by the exons ATGAACATCTTTCGGCTCTCCGCGGACTTAGCACATTTGGTCGCCATTGTTattcttcttcacaaaataTGGAGGTCGAGAAGTTGCGAGG GGTTATCTGGTCGATCTCAGGTTTTGTTTGCCATTGTATTTGTTTCTCGTTATTTGGATCTGTTTACTAATTTCATCTCGGTGTACAACTCTGTAATGAAAGTAGGTTAA
- a CDS encoding hypothetical protein (NECATOR_CHRX.G26348.T3) — translation MWVKFKATYDRNNDSLRIEFLVIPAAILALLINHEFTFMEVMWTFSIYLESVAIMPQLFMLSRTGNAETITAHYLFALGSYRALYIVNWIFRYYTENFFDPIAVVAGIVQTVLYADFFYLYVTRVLQSNRQFEMPA, via the exons ATGTGGGTGAAATTCAAAGCAACTTATGATag GAACAACGACTCTCTGCGCATCGAGTTTTTGGTCATTCCGGCTGCTATCTTGGCTCTTCTAATCAACcatgaattcacttttatggAG GTGATGTGGACATTCTCCATCTATCTCGAATCTGTTGCAATCATGCCGCAACTGTTCATGCTATCTCGTACTGGAAATGCAGAGACTATCACTGCCCACTACTTGTTCGCCCTTGGATCTTATAGAGCTCTCTATATTGTGAACTGGATCTTTAG gTACTATACGGAGAATTTCTTTGATCCAATCGCTGTTGTAGCTGGAATTGTTCAGACAGTTTTGTACGCAGATTTCTTCTATCTCTACGTTACTAGAG TCCTTCAATCAAATCGCCAATTTGAAATGCCTGCCTAA